The sequence below is a genomic window from Variovorax paradoxus B4.
ACAGGCCGATCGATGCGCTGCCCTCGCGGATGCCGCGCACGATCTCGGGGCTGACGCGCTCTTCCATGTCGACGCGGATGTTCCGGTGCGCGGGGTTCTGCAGGAAGTTCGCCACGTCCTCGGCCAGCGATTCGGCCAGCGCCGAGGCCGAGGCGAGGATGCGCACATGCCCCCGGGCGCCGCCCGCATACGCCGCCATGTCGCGCTCGATGCGAAGGGCGCTGCCCAGCATCGCGCGCGCGTGCTCGAGCAGCGTTTCGCCGGCGGGGGTGGGCACCACGCCGCGGCGCTTGCGCAGCAGCAGGGGCGTGCCGACGGCGTCCTCGAGCTGCGCCAGGCGCTTGCTGATGGCCGAGCCGACGATGCTGGCCTGCTCGCCGGCGCGCGCGATGCTGCGGGTCTCGCAGACGGAGACGAAGAGGCGGAGGGTGGTCAGGTCGAGGTCTCTCATGATGTTCCGTTATGGAAGCAAGTGACTTCCAAAATATACCTTCTGGACCAAATCGGAACTTCTAAGATCGGCGTCAACCCTCACGACGGAGACAAGTTTTGAATCACGCCTTCCTGCCGCCACGCGCGGTCGTTCGCGAAGTGGGGCTGCGCGACGGGCTCCAGAGCATCGCCCGGGTGCTGCCCACCGCATGCAAGCTCGAATGGATCCGCGATGCGCATGCCGCCGGACAGCGCGAGATCGAAGTCGGTTCCTTCGTGCCCGCGCACCTGCTGCCGCAACTGGCCGACACGGCCGAACTGCTGGCGTATGCGAAGGCGCTGCCCGGGCTCTTCGCCTCGGTGCTGGTGCCCAACCTGCGGGGTGCGGAACTCGCCATCGCGGGCGAGGCCGATCTCATGATGGTGCCGCTGTCGGCCAGCCATGCGCACAGCCTGGCCAACCTGCGCAAGACGCCCGACGAGGTGGTGGCCGAGGTCGCCCGCATCCGCGCCGCGCGCGACGCCGCGGGTTCGAAGACCTTGATCGATGGCGGCGTGGGCACGGCCTTCGGCTGCACGATCCAGGGCCATGTGGCGCCCGACGAGGTGCTGCGCCTGATGCAGGCGCTGCTCGACGCGGGCGCCGACCGCGTGAGCCTGGCGGACACCGTCGGCTATGCCGATCCCGCCATGGTCCGCAGCCTGTTCGAGCGCGCGCTGCGCATCGCGGGCGACCGCCTGTGGTGCGGCCATTTCCACGACACGCGCGGCCTCGGCCTCGCGAACGTGTATGCCGCGCTGGAGGTCGGCATCACGCGCTTCGACGCCTGCCTGGCCGGCATCGGCGGCTGCCCGCACGCGCCCGGCGCCAGCGGCAACGTCGACACCGAAGACCTCGTCTTCATGCTCGAAAGCATGGGCATTTCGACCGGCGTCGATCTGCCGAAGCTGCTCGAACTGCGCCAGCGCGTGGCCGGGTGGCTCGAAGGCGAAACGCTGCAGGGCACCGTCTGGCGCGCGGGCTTTCCGAAGACCTTCGTGGCGACTGCCGGAGTGGCCTTATGAGCGCGGCGGCCGAAGAAAAACGCCTGCCGCTCGCCGGCATCCGCGTGGTCGAGTTCACGCACATGGTCATGGGCCCGACCTGCGGCATGGTGCTGGCCGACCTGGGCGCCGAGGTCATCAAGGTCGAGCCGATCGGCGGCGACCGCACGCGGCACCTGCTGGGTGCCGGTGCCGGTTTCTTCCCGATGTTCAACCGCAACAAGAAGAGCATCGCCCTGGACCTGCGCCATCCCCAGGGGCTCGAAGCGGCGCTGCGCCTGTGCGCCACCGCCGACGTGGTGGCGCAGAACTTCAGGCCCGGCACCATGGACAAGTACGGCCTCGGCTACGCCGCGCTCGGCAAGCTCAATCCGCGGCTGGTGTACGTCAACCACACGGGCTTCCTGCCCGGCCCCTACGAGCACCGCACCGCCCTCGACGAGGTGGTGCAGATGATGGGCGGCCTGGCCCACATGACGGGCCGTCCCGGCGACCCGCTGCGCGCGGGCACCAGCGTGAACGACATCATGGGCGGCATGTTCGGCGCCATCGGCGCGATGGCCGCGCTGATGCAGCGCGCGCAGACCGGCAAGGGCCAGGAAGTGCAGTCGGCACTGTTCGAGAACAACGTGTTCCTGGTCGGCCAGCACATGCTGCAATACGCGATCACCGGCCAGGCTGCGGCGCCGATGCCCGAGCGCATCTCGGCCTGGGCGCTGTACGACGTGTTCACCGTGAAGGATGGCGAGCAGATCTTCTTGGCCGCGGTGAGCGACGCGCAATGGACGGTGTTCTGCGACGCGCTGGGCTTCGACGACCTGAAGGCCGACCCGGCCCTGCGCACCAACAACGACAGGGTCCGCCTGCGGCCCACGCTGCTGGCGGACCTGCGCCGGCGCCTGGCCGACCGCCCGGCTGCGGAACTGTCGGCGATCTTCGAGGCGCGTGGCCTGCCTTTCGCGCCCATCGTGCGGCCCGAAGACCTCTACGAGGATCCGCACCTGAAGGCGACCGGCGGCCTCGCCGACATCCGCCTGCCCGACGGCGAGCGCGCCGGCCAGACCGCGCAGACGACCCTGTTCCCGATCACGCTCGACGGCCGGCGCCTGGGCGTGCGCCTCGATCCGCCGACACTCGGCGAGCACACGCGCGAGCTGCTGGCCGAGCTCGGCTACGCCGACGCGCAGATGGCGGCGATGCAGGCCGAATCGGCCGTCGCCTGAGCACCTTTTTAGAACCACAAAGAGAGACAAGCCATGCACACGATCCTTCCTCCGATGACCCGTCGCGCCGTCCTGGGCTTCGGCGCCTGCGCCGCCGCAGCGGCGGCATGCCCCGCACTCGCGCAGGGCTCCGACAAGCCCATCCGCTTCATCCTGCCGATCAGCGCCGGCTCCGGCGTGGAT
It includes:
- a CDS encoding hydroxymethylglutaryl-CoA lyase, with amino-acid sequence MNHAFLPPRAVVREVGLRDGLQSIARVLPTACKLEWIRDAHAAGQREIEVGSFVPAHLLPQLADTAELLAYAKALPGLFASVLVPNLRGAELAIAGEADLMMVPLSASHAHSLANLRKTPDEVVAEVARIRAARDAAGSKTLIDGGVGTAFGCTIQGHVAPDEVLRLMQALLDAGADRVSLADTVGYADPAMVRSLFERALRIAGDRLWCGHFHDTRGLGLANVYAALEVGITRFDACLAGIGGCPHAPGASGNVDTEDLVFMLESMGISTGVDLPKLLELRQRVAGWLEGETLQGTVWRAGFPKTFVATAGVAL
- a CDS encoding CaiB/BaiF CoA transferase family protein; amino-acid sequence: MSAAAEEKRLPLAGIRVVEFTHMVMGPTCGMVLADLGAEVIKVEPIGGDRTRHLLGAGAGFFPMFNRNKKSIALDLRHPQGLEAALRLCATADVVAQNFRPGTMDKYGLGYAALGKLNPRLVYVNHTGFLPGPYEHRTALDEVVQMMGGLAHMTGRPGDPLRAGTSVNDIMGGMFGAIGAMAALMQRAQTGKGQEVQSALFENNVFLVGQHMLQYAITGQAAAPMPERISAWALYDVFTVKDGEQIFLAAVSDAQWTVFCDALGFDDLKADPALRTNNDRVRLRPTLLADLRRRLADRPAAELSAIFEARGLPFAPIVRPEDLYEDPHLKATGGLADIRLPDGERAGQTAQTTLFPITLDGRRLGVRLDPPTLGEHTRELLAELGYADAQMAAMQAESAVA